A stretch of DNA from Equus asinus isolate D_3611 breed Donkey chromosome 20, EquAss-T2T_v2, whole genome shotgun sequence:
caattcttttctttttccctcagagATCCTCCTAGAGGAGAATGGCTGCAGACAACACCTCCTCTGTGATAGAGTTTATCCTCACAGGCTTAACAAACCATCCAGAACTCCAgatccccctcttcttcctgtttctagGTCTCTACACGGTCACCATAATGGGGAACCTGGGCTTGATGACCCTGATTGGGCTGAATTCTCACCTTCATAttcccatgtactttttcctcttcaACTTGTCCTTCATAGATTTTAGTTTCTCTACTGCCATCATCCCCAAAATGCTAATGAGTTTTGTCTCAAAGAAGAACATCATTTCCTATGCAGGGTGTATGACtcagctctttttcttttgtttttttgtcttttctgaatCCTTCATCTTGTCAGCGATGGCATATGACCGCTATGTTACCATGTCTCCTCAAGTGTGTTTACTCCTCTCGTTAGGTGTCTATGGGATGGGAGTTTTCGGGGCTATGGCCCATACGGGAAATATAGTGTTTCTGACCTTTTGTGCTGGCAACATTGTCAATCACTATATGTGTGACATCCTTCCCCTCCTTGAGCTCTCCTGCAGTAGCTCTTACATAAACGTACTAGTAGTCTTTATTGTTGTGACTATTGGCATTGGGATGCCCATCGTTGCCATTTTTATCTCTTACGGTttcatccttgccagcattttcCACATCAGGTCCACTGAAGGCAGGTCCAAAGCCTTTAGTACTTGCAGTTCCCACATAATtgcagtttctcttttctttgggtCGGGAGCTTTTATGTACCTCAAACCACCTTCCGTTTTACCCCTTGAGCAGGGGAAAGTGTCTTCCTTGTTCTATACCATTGTTGTGCCTATGTTCAACCCATTAATCTATAGCCTGAGGAATAAGGACGTCAAATTTGCTCTGAAGAAAACCTTGCGCAGAATAACTTTCTcttgaaaaactattagaaaatgagaaaaggaattcAAGGATTTTTTTATTGGAgtgtattattattgttattgttatcattTTCTACAATGAGGAACCCAAGCTTCAGTGCTGTTTTTCCTGTCCTATATGTACAGGAATTTTAACTATCTTTCCCAAATGAATTTATTCTCCCTCACCTTCATCCCCCAactcttccttctttattttatcaAAAGAGTTGCTACAATTTTAGAGTATTCAATATTGAATGGGGCTTAGGAATTGTTTAATCCAGTGCCTTTATATAATACATTACTCTTtggaaattcagaaatatttgtaTGTTGCCCAAAACATAAGACTacccagggccagagctgggactAAAACCCCAGCTTGAATCCCAATCCTGTTTGCTTTCCTTTATGCCATGTTTTCTTGCCTCATCTCTTTCTTGGGAGATTTAATTTCTCATGTTGGTGACCTAGCACATTTAAATTATGAATATATTCATAGTAATTTCATGCTACTTTTCAcaagataattttaatatatcacattttgcaaGAGAGTAGGAGGTGAAAATTTTTATCGAGTTGGTTTTGGCAAAATGACAAGATCAGAGTTTGATGAATTATGTAGTGTGTAAGTGGTGAGTATGTTAGATTTCAGATAGAGGCAAGTATGGTGACCATTTACTTGGTGAGTGGAGCCCTAGGGACATAGTTTTGTGAATTAGAACTCCCAGGgaagagaaatataattttaaggtGTGTAAAGATGTGGAGAGGAGTTGTCATATATTATTTCAAGACTAACAGAGATAGAATTTGGAGTCTTTTTTCAAGGGTTACCTTGGTTGTGGTCTGAGGTAACTGGGAGCTgcactatccaatatggtagccactagctatgTTGAGTACTTCAAATGTGATCATCCAAACTGAGACATACTGTAAGTGTGCAATATAAGTGCAAAATACACACTGGATctttgaagaattaatatagaaaataatgTAAGATATCTCGTTGATAACTTTTTGTATTTAGTACATGTTGAAATAACATTTTGGaaataatatgttaaataaaatatgtatatcattaaatgaatttatctgtttagttttttaatgtatctacTAGAAAGTTTAGAATTatatatgtggcttgcattatatttctatttgatGACACTGGTCTGGAGGATGTAACAGAACACTAGATAGTTATGGGTACACATTTAGCTATCAGGGTAGCATTAAGCTGTTGCTTATTAGGAGAGGCAATTGCTACTGAATTTTCATGCATTGCAGATAGTCATTACATTCTAATGGGCAAAATGGGGAAGGGATGACAATCCAGGATGAGTTCATAAATCCACAGTACTATGTAATGTgaaatataactttatataaaaaACTCAAAGGAACAATTTTTTGATCTAAACTTACCATTAATGgtaaaaatttctttgagaaacaATGATAAGTGATGTTCTGGGGAAATATCTTTACCTGTAAACTTTTCCTTAGGAAAGTTCTCTTCTATTGGGAAATAAGGGAAGTTTGGATAAATGTTAATTTTGCCCTTTGATTTTGTTCAATGTTGCTTCAATGAAAAAAATACGCATATGGGGGATGACTGCACTTTAGATGAGACTGAATAGATCCTTGAATTCAGGGGACCTAGAATTTAGGAGTGAGGTTGGTGTATGTATTGGGTATGCAGTAAAATGTAGGCAATAGAAGAAAACGTAAACCTTCTTTTAAAACTCTGCAGTCCAGTTTTCATATAGCAAAgagcacaaatcttaagtgtatagcTCATTGAACTTTTGCATATGTATATGCAACCTAGATCAAGATGTAAACATTTCCATCCACTTTAGAAGGTTTCCTCTCCAGTAAATATTACCTGCCCTCAACCCCCAACTCTAAAGCTATCCACTATTTTGACTTTTATTATCACAGATTGATTTTGCCTGTATTTGAACTTCATGTAAACATGTACTGtattgtttctggcttcttttcctcAGCATAAAACCTGTAGTATTCATCTATATTGTTGCATATATGGATGGATCACTATTTTTGTATTGCCGTGTAGTATTTCATCATCTGAATATAGAATTATTTAGTCTGTTAATGAACATATAGTTTCAAGTTTTTGCCTattattaataaagctgttataaacatttttgaaCATGTATTCTGATTGAAATTTGCAAAGctttcttttggatatgtacTTAGATGTGAATTTGTTGGTAATAGAGTAGGCATATGTTTAGCTTTTATAAACACTGTCAagctattttcaaaaacattttaatcaaTTTGCACTGCTATCAACAATGCCCGacggttccagtttctctacaacCTCATTAACAcccagtatttttattttacctattcTGATGTGTGTAGCagaatgcttttttgttttaattctcattttcctcatgaATAATGTTGTTGAACACCTTTTAATACGTTTATTGGCTGTTTGGATATCTTCTCCTGTGAAGTcattattcaagtcttttgcctgtTCAAAAAACAAGACTGTTAGTTGTTTTCCTAGtgatttgaaagaattttaaaaattctatatataAGCCCAtatatgtgcatgcatatataatgtctatctctatctctatttctctacatcttctcccTGATTATGCCTTGCTTATTCTTAATTGTATCTTTTGATAACAGATGCTCTTAATTGTAACGAAGTTTGACTTATCAACTTTGACTTTTGCGGTTAGCGTTGTGTCCTGTTTAAgagatgttttttatttttcctgaggccAGAAGAAGAGCAGTGTGAAGAGAGGAGTGAGACAGAAGATGTAACAAATCCGTGGCAGCTTTGGCTCTGTCAACATTTTGGGTCTCCTTATCTTTTAGCTCCACCCATGCTTATACTACCTCTACCTCTATTTGGTTGATGCTTTGTAGGGGCAGAGCACTTGAGACCTGAAGGTGCCAGGATTACAAGTATTTTCAATTCAATAAAcacattatttgtttatttatctactttttatgttttagaaagagtTTTAAGGAGAGATGATCAGCACACTAACTACAAATGTTTAAAgcattaattttgataaattttgacatatctatacactcatgaaaccatcaccatgatcTTGTCCCTTTGAGAACCTTCCCTCCTACCTTctgccacccctccctcccttctaggcaaccattgatctgctttctgacattttttttgttttcactcttaagatttttgtacaaatggaatcatacagtatgtactcatTTTTGTCTGGTTTCTATCACTTAGTATAAGTATTTTGAGATTCTTCCATGCTGAGATGCTTCCATGTTGTTCTACTAAtaattaattactttttattgctgagtagtatttcactgAATGGATATactatcatttgtttatttattcccctgttgatggacatttgggttgtttccagttttggcttttataaacaaaactattatgaacattcatatacaagtcttAGTATGGACATAtcctttcatttatcttgggAACACATAGATGTGGAATAGTAAAGTTATATCACATACGTATCTTTAACTGTTAGAAAAACTGCCAAAGTTTTCCAAAgcggttgcaccattttacactcccaccagtagtgtttGAGATTTTCCAttcctccacaccctcaccaacacttgtccaCTTCTTAATTGAAGACATTTTAATAGGCATGCAATGGTATCTCCTGgtagtcttaatttgcatttccttaatgactaatgacgatgagcatattttcatgtggtCACTTGtcatccatatattttctttggtgaaatgtctatccAATTTATTTGCCGAATTTTAAAAGTAGGTTGTTTATTCCATATCATTGAGTTCTcaagtttctttttatattctgaattCAAGTCCTTTACCAAAGAGGAAATTTTCAAATAGTccatggcttatcttttcattctattaacagaagattttaattttaatgaagtccaatttatcacttttttcttttatgaattgtagCTTTGTTGCTATATCCAAGAAATTTTGCCTAAAaaaagatcacaaagattttcttctatatctttttctggaagttttataggTTTTTACATTGGGTCTATAGTTcactttgagtttaatttttgtatatagagtGAAGTATGGATCAAAGTTGTTTttttggtatgtgtgtgtgtttgcatatagATGTCCAGGGATTGTTCCTTTACCTTTGTTAATAATTAATTGACTCTATTTGTATGcgtttcttttgttctttataaCATATTCCTTTCATCTGCTTGTCTATCTTGATGCCAGTACCACACACTTttgcttactgtagctttataataattcttgaaaTCAGTTAGTATAAGTTCTCTACCTTcattcacctttttaaaagttGGTTTGGTTATTTTAGGTCCTTTGAGTTTCTCTATGAATTTTAAATTGGCTTGTAAATTCCTACAAAAGAATCTGCTGAGATCTTTTGatgggattatgttgaatctgtGGATCTTTTTGGGGTGaatggatatttattttcccttcagtcataaaaaggagtGCCTACTTTTCTACAGTCTACAGCATAGTAGATTCTCAGAATTTTCAATCTTTCCAAACTGATAGGtaagaaacagtttttaaatattgttacagtttgcatttctctaataatgagAAACATTGGGGATATTT
This window harbors:
- the LOC106836035 gene encoding olfactory receptor 8B12-like, with the translated sequence MAADNTSSVIEFILTGLTNHPELQIPLFFLFLGLYTVTIMGNLGLMTLIGLNSHLHIPMYFFLFNLSFIDFSFSTAIIPKMLMSFVSKKNIISYAGCMTQLFFFCFFVFSESFILSAMAYDRYVTMSPQVCLLLSLGVYGMGVFGAMAHTGNIVFLTFCAGNIVNHYMCDILPLLELSCSSSYINVLVVFIVVTIGIGMPIVAIFISYGFILASIFHIRSTEGRSKAFSTCSSHIIAVSLFFGSGAFMYLKPPSVLPLEQGKVSSLFYTIVVPMFNPLIYSLRNKDVKFALKKTLRRITFS